The Desmospora profundinema genome includes a region encoding these proteins:
- a CDS encoding SMI1/KNR4 family protein, giving the protein MSMKQLVTKLKNLPNCTVYAPSGLPDKKPQHMLPADLKDFYELCSGAVLFEESDYPIRLLKSDEFALANPIIIGEQIERDITADWYIVAQGGSEEYVSIDLNQSRLGKCYDSFWDRHGVAGDCAIIAQSFTELLERLMQQKGQEHYWLRDDFVSYGDAYDGVK; this is encoded by the coding sequence ATGAGTATGAAGCAACTTGTAACAAAGCTAAAAAATCTACCTAATTGCACCGTTTACGCCCCTTCCGGGCTTCCTGATAAGAAACCACAACATATGTTACCTGCTGACCTCAAAGATTTTTATGAGCTATGCAGCGGCGCAGTTCTATTTGAAGAGAGTGATTATCCAATTCGTCTATTAAAATCCGATGAATTTGCTCTAGCCAATCCAATCATTATTGGTGAACAAATAGAAAGGGATATAACAGCAGATTGGTATATCGTAGCCCAAGGTGGTAGTGAGGAGTATGTAAGTATTGACTTGAATCAAAGTCGCCTCGGTAAATGCTACGACAGTTTTTGGGATCGCCATGGTGTTGCTGGTGACTGTGCGATTATTGCACAATCTTTTACCGAACTGTTAGAGCGATTGATGCAACAGAAAGGGCAGGAACATTATTGGCTTCGAGATGATTTTGTTTCCTATGGCGACGCTTATGATGGAGTAAAATGA
- a CDS encoding pre-toxin TG domain-containing protein yields MGLSLFAVLLSTGLDFIPGVGTIKGIYEAITGEDAITGEELEWWERTIGVVPYGGALASGVGFVRRVDKIGDAAKAGKVYKAGTPEHKAQRWKDYKEAGGTWSYERWSKNYDNNVIKPGRSNEAMNAYHQRIGWGEREVSVTINGQKRILDLADIKAQRAIEHKTRTGDGPYAGYFSAKQEIRWEIERDAMLVEDGWDITWVFEDATASEPLLQMLIDEGIKYKFIKRGGI; encoded by the coding sequence GTGGGATTGAGCCTTTTTGCCGTCTTATTGTCCACCGGATTGGATTTTATTCCAGGGGTCGGTACAATAAAAGGGATCTACGAGGCGATCACGGGTGAAGATGCCATTACCGGCGAAGAACTGGAGTGGTGGGAGCGAACCATCGGTGTGGTGCCTTATGGCGGCGCATTGGCATCCGGTGTGGGGTTTGTCCGGCGGGTAGATAAAATTGGGGATGCGGCGAAAGCTGGTAAAGTTTATAAGGCAGGTACACCTGAACATAAAGCACAAAGGTGGAAGGATTATAAAGAAGCCGGAGGAACGTGGAGTTATGAACGATGGAGTAAAAACTATGATAATAATGTGATTAAACCAGGACGATCAAATGAAGCGATGAATGCTTATCATCAAAGGATAGGGTGGGGAGAACGTGAAGTAAGTGTTACCATAAATGGACAAAAGAGAATACTTGATCTTGCTGATATAAAGGCTCAAAGAGCGATTGAACATAAAACAAGAACCGGTGACGGCCCGTATGCTGGCTATTTCTCAGCTAAACAAGAAATAAGGTGGGAGATTGAAAGAGATGCTATGCTAGTAGAAGATGGATGGGATATCACATGGGTATTTGAAGATGCAACTGCAAGTGAGCCTCTGTTGCAAATGTTAATTGATGAGGGTATTAAATACAAATTTATCAAAAGAGGTGGGATATAA